From a single Arachis hypogaea cultivar Tifrunner chromosome 3, arahy.Tifrunner.gnm2.J5K5, whole genome shotgun sequence genomic region:
- the LOC112789876 gene encoding seed biotin-containing protein SBP65 isoform X1, which yields MASQQISRKENTAQEQEGDSNKMKTQTQTHHVVTTEKLQQGADKVRDSSSSQAQQQHKNYSTQENKQKRAEQALSDINKKAYQHKQKEQQNSRGRAQQAAAKDINKKGEEKKHKEQSNLGGISRSEQESSGETRREKNDEQPSLEEISKYRSQAQQNSMDAISAAQERYQIEKQAAEGTGTGTSQIPQDKTAIEKGKEGYVAAKDTVSKVAKGTKEYTAPVAEKAKEYTVQAAEKAKEATVEGGKSAAEVAVDLKDKATAAGWSAAHYSTDKTVEGTKVVSGAVQGAAGYAGQKASELAAKSVGTVKGLAAAAGDSAKEYTARKMDEKETELEAKKAAQRLEIDKKKSTEVVERGGGQEQEGGVRRGSEERTFQGDQGAQLGGVAKTQGQVTQAIQKGTKGTVGNVNNQREQQPYQNVGETLGDGGERVKPLDNVNEGGSQVLGAVGETVAEIGETMIKPAMKAQSQGRGGGGGGVLNAIGETIAEIAETTQVYVVGEGEAEQRQNIV from the exons ATGGCGTCTCAGCAGATATCTCGCAAAGAAAACACGGCACAGGAACAAGAAGGGGACTCTAATAAGATGAAAACACAAACACAAACTCACCATGTTGTTACAACCGAGAAGTTGCAACAGGGTGCTGACAAAGTTAgagattcttcttcttcccaaGCTCAACAACAACATAAGAATTATTCAACTCAGGAGAATAAACAAAAAAGAGCAGAACAAGCATTAAGTGACATTAACAAAAAAGCATATCAACATAAACAAAAGGAACAGCAGAATTCCAGAGGTCGGGCTCAACAAGCAGCAGCAAAGGACATAaacaaaaaaggagaagaaaagaaacacaaagaACAATCAAATCTTGGAGGCATTTCTAGGTCTGAACAAGAGAGTAGCGGCGAAACTCGGAGagaaaagaatgatgaacagccAAGCTTGGAAGAGATTTCGAAGTACAGAAGTCAAGCTCAACAGAATTCAATGGATGCAATTTCCGCAGCTCAAGAGAGGTACCAGATAGAAAAACAAGCAGCCGAAGGCACCGGAACCGGCACTAGTCAAATCCCTCAAGATAAAACCGCTATAGAGAAGGGAAAAGAAGGCTATGTCGCGGCGAAGGACACCGTCTCGAAAGTAGCGAAGGGAACGAAGGAATATACAGCACCTGTGGCTGAGAAGGCGAAGGAATACACCGTACAAGCAGCGGAGAAAGCGAAAGAGGCGACGGTGGAAGGCGGAAAGAGTGCCGCTGAAGTTGCGGTGGATTTGAAGGACAAGGCTACGGCGGCGGGGTGGAGTGCTGCGCATTACTCGACTGATAAGACTGTGGAGGGGACCAAAGTTGTGTCCGGTGCTGTCCAGGGTGCGGCGGGGTATGCTGGGCAGAAGGCTTCTGAGCTGGCCGCGAAGTCGGTGGGGACCGTTAAAGGGTTGGCTGCTGCTGCTGGTGATAGTGCCAAGGAGTATACAGCAAGGAAGATGGATGAGAAAGAGACGGAACTGGAGGCCAAGAAAGCAGCTCAGAGACTG GAGATTGATAAGAAGAAATCAACGGAAGTTGTTGAAAGAGGAGGAGGACAAGAACAGGAAGGTGGAGTGAGAAGAGGATCTGAAGAGAGAACGTTTCAGGGAGATCAAGGTGCACAACTTGGCGGGGTTGCTAAAACTCAAGGTCAAGTTACTCAAGCAATTCAAAAGGGAACAAAAGGAACTGTGGGCAATGTTAACAACCAAAGGGAACAGCAACCATATCAAAACGTTGGTGAAACATTGGGTGATGGTGGTGAAAGGGTGAAGCCATTGGATAATGTGAATGAAGGAGGAAGCCAGGTGCTGGGAGCAGTAGGTGAGACTGTGGCTGAGATTGGAGAAACCATGATTAAACCTGCAATGAAGGCGCAGAGTCAGGgtcgtggtggtggtggtggtggggttCTGAATGCCATAGGTGAAACCATAGCAGAAATAGCAGAGACAACCCAAGTGTATGTTGTTGGAGAGGGTGAAGCAGAGCAAAGGCAGAACATTGTGTGA
- the LOC112789876 gene encoding uncharacterized protein isoform X2: MASQQISRKENTAQEQEGDSNKMKTQTQTHHVVTTEKLQQGADKVRDSSSSQAQQQHKNYSTQENKQKRAEQALSDINKKAYQHKQKEQQNSRGRAQQAAAKDINKKGEEKKHKEQSNLGGISRSEQESSGETRREKNDEQPSLEEISKYRSQAQQNSMDAISAAQERYQIEKQAAEGTGTGTSQIPQDKTAIEKGKEGYVAAKDTVSKVAKGTKEYTAPVAEKAKEYTVQAAEKAKEATVEGGKSAAEVAVDLKDKATAAGWSAAHYSTDKTVEGTKVVSGAVQGAAGYAGQKASELAAKSVGTVKGLAAAAGDSAKEYTARKMDEKETELEAKKAAQRLIDKKKSTEVVERGGGQEQEGGVRRGSEERTFQGDQGAQLGGVAKTQGQVTQAIQKGTKGTVGNVNNQREQQPYQNVGETLGDGGERVKPLDNVNEGGSQVLGAVGETVAEIGETMIKPAMKAQSQGRGGGGGGVLNAIGETIAEIAETTQVYVVGEGEAEQRQNIV; encoded by the exons ATGGCGTCTCAGCAGATATCTCGCAAAGAAAACACGGCACAGGAACAAGAAGGGGACTCTAATAAGATGAAAACACAAACACAAACTCACCATGTTGTTACAACCGAGAAGTTGCAACAGGGTGCTGACAAAGTTAgagattcttcttcttcccaaGCTCAACAACAACATAAGAATTATTCAACTCAGGAGAATAAACAAAAAAGAGCAGAACAAGCATTAAGTGACATTAACAAAAAAGCATATCAACATAAACAAAAGGAACAGCAGAATTCCAGAGGTCGGGCTCAACAAGCAGCAGCAAAGGACATAaacaaaaaaggagaagaaaagaaacacaaagaACAATCAAATCTTGGAGGCATTTCTAGGTCTGAACAAGAGAGTAGCGGCGAAACTCGGAGagaaaagaatgatgaacagccAAGCTTGGAAGAGATTTCGAAGTACAGAAGTCAAGCTCAACAGAATTCAATGGATGCAATTTCCGCAGCTCAAGAGAGGTACCAGATAGAAAAACAAGCAGCCGAAGGCACCGGAACCGGCACTAGTCAAATCCCTCAAGATAAAACCGCTATAGAGAAGGGAAAAGAAGGCTATGTCGCGGCGAAGGACACCGTCTCGAAAGTAGCGAAGGGAACGAAGGAATATACAGCACCTGTGGCTGAGAAGGCGAAGGAATACACCGTACAAGCAGCGGAGAAAGCGAAAGAGGCGACGGTGGAAGGCGGAAAGAGTGCCGCTGAAGTTGCGGTGGATTTGAAGGACAAGGCTACGGCGGCGGGGTGGAGTGCTGCGCATTACTCGACTGATAAGACTGTGGAGGGGACCAAAGTTGTGTCCGGTGCTGTCCAGGGTGCGGCGGGGTATGCTGGGCAGAAGGCTTCTGAGCTGGCCGCGAAGTCGGTGGGGACCGTTAAAGGGTTGGCTGCTGCTGCTGGTGATAGTGCCAAGGAGTATACAGCAAGGAAGATGGATGAGAAAGAGACGGAACTGGAGGCCAAGAAAGCAGCTCAGAGACTG ATTGATAAGAAGAAATCAACGGAAGTTGTTGAAAGAGGAGGAGGACAAGAACAGGAAGGTGGAGTGAGAAGAGGATCTGAAGAGAGAACGTTTCAGGGAGATCAAGGTGCACAACTTGGCGGGGTTGCTAAAACTCAAGGTCAAGTTACTCAAGCAATTCAAAAGGGAACAAAAGGAACTGTGGGCAATGTTAACAACCAAAGGGAACAGCAACCATATCAAAACGTTGGTGAAACATTGGGTGATGGTGGTGAAAGGGTGAAGCCATTGGATAATGTGAATGAAGGAGGAAGCCAGGTGCTGGGAGCAGTAGGTGAGACTGTGGCTGAGATTGGAGAAACCATGATTAAACCTGCAATGAAGGCGCAGAGTCAGGgtcgtggtggtggtggtggtggggttCTGAATGCCATAGGTGAAACCATAGCAGAAATAGCAGAGACAACCCAAGTGTATGTTGTTGGAGAGGGTGAAGCAGAGCAAAGGCAGAACATTGTGTGA